gatctgcagagaagaatgtgagaaactccctacatacaggcgtgccaagcttgtcGTGTCATAAatgtgctaacatttctaaaaacctgtttttcttATCATAAGGGAGTGAGTGTAGAttgaagagagaaaaaaaacgatttaatcaattttataataagactaaggtaacaaaatgtggaaaaagttaaggtgtctgaatagtttccaaatGCATTGTAGATTTTATTTCAAGATATGGGTGTGGTTAACATTGGCTGCCATAAACTTTCATTTTACTGTGATCCCTGTAATAGAAACTGAAACTTAACTGAGAGCAATAAAAGACACAGTCACTATCAGAAAACACACTTCTTCTGAACAGGGACAGCTGGTATTTGAAAAAACAAGTCCTGATTTGAATTATGAGGTAAGCAATGGGGGGGTTTAAGTAATTATTTTTTTGTTACAATTTCATTTGAGTGTTTTTGAATATGATATGACCCCTTGGTAAgcaatcttttcattttttagtGCATTATCATATTATGTGTAACCGATGCGAAATGGTTAGCTAGTTGGCGGTGGTGCGCTCTAATatcgtttcaatcggtgacgtcacttgctctgagactttgaagtagttgttccccttgctctgcaagggccgtggcttttatggaacgatgggtaacgatgcttcgtgggtgactgttgttgatgtgtgcagagggtccctggttcgcgcccggatTGGGGAGAGGGAACAGATTAACCTTATACTGTTATATATGCATAATTTGCTATATTCAAAATGCTTTCTTCTCATTGTGTAATACATTTATTTGCTATGaactttaaaggcccagtgcagtcaacatGTACTTTTTCTTGTGTTTTATttcatattgtacaacagctgatgaaacaaaaaGTGTGAAAACATTTGATCAGTGTTAattcctgatagttgctggtagaaaaatacaatatatacagGACCTTCCAATTAGAAGGTTCGCAATGGCGGGAGTTACGGGTTTCCATGATGACATCACTATGCTCTAAATTTGGTGATACCAATACGAACAAGAGTTCCAaaactctctgccaataacatcctgttttcagtttccccctccccactcagacctctcccagacagtcctagcaaaattattaCTTGAGAAttcgttgttgttttttttgcaaaaaagGTTTTAGTTGCCCATTTTAATGGAaatctattacagtaaggtacttaattgttgtccataaattatttgatattgatataaaattACAGCTAAATTACTGTTTACATTTTCTCAAAATCAAAATTATTCTCAGTGACAGTGAGAACACCCTTGAAAAAAAACTAAAGAAACTGCAATGTCACTTCACCTGGGAGCTAAACAAGGAACAGGCTGACCTCAACCTCCTGGAGATAAAACTATGTGAAACGCTGGAAGTAGTTCAGGAGGGCTTTGAAGGCAATCTGAAAAGACACAGTTTAAACCTGCTGGCTTATATTAAACACCTAAAAGCTGAAGATAAGAGATCACTGGAATGCTtagagaaggcagagagggaaAACGCTCATGGCGAGAGGCTGTGTGTAGTGACGTATGGAAACCTGGCCTGGGTCTGCCATCACATTGGAGATGACATAAGAGCAGATGGGTATATTCAGAAGCTGGAGGAGATACACAAGGCCTCTGCCACAGCCTCAACCTCTGTCCTGCTTGTGCCCAGAGAGGTCCACAGTGAAAAGGCCTGGTCCCTCCTCAAGTTCTCAAAGCACCACTACACAAGGTATCTAGATTAATTATTTATTATGTATATTGTAATAAAAGGCTGACTGATGACTGTTGGCTTTATGTACTGTTTAGTCTGATTTCACTTTTGGAAATCAATAACACCTCTCCTTTCAGTCCTTTTTCCTCatctaccctcccctcttctctcccctcactAATCCTGTTTCttttcttcccttctcctctccttagAGCCAAGGAGTGCTTTCAGGAGGCTCTGCAGATGGAGCCTGAAGATAAGGAGTGGAACTCGGGTTTTGCCTTCTCTCTGTTCCGCCAAGAGGGCCTGGTGACTAGGGAGGACCAGAGGCTCTCCTATGAGGATTCCCTTGCTGTTAAACAGCTGAATTATGTCCTGGAGCTCAACCCAGACAGTGCCATGACCAGGGTCTACCTGGGCCTGAAGTGCTACAAGAACCGGAGGAACGCAGAGGCCTGGGGCTACATGAGGAAGGCTCTGAGTCTGGCACCCTACGACCTCAGTGTGGTACTACAGGTGGGGAGAGAAGTTTAGGCTAAAAAGCATTCTAATGCTCTAAGATTAGGTCACATAATTCTGTGATGTGTTGGACCTATAGGTATTTTGGATTTAAAATGAACAGTTTCTGTCTATATATGACTATCCAGGGTTGTGTGTATTAGTAGGGCATGCACAAAGTGTTATGCCTCCTGTTTCACTCCATTTAAAATGGGTTTCTCCTATTTTGTGCTTTCTGAACACCATCGAGcgcatcctggttgcatcactgcctggtgtggcaactgctcgggcctccgaccgcaaggcaaaACAGAGGGCATTGCGTACGGCTCAGTatatcactgggaccaagcttcctgccatccaggacctctgtaccagacagtgtcacaggaaggcccaaaaaaattgtcaaactccagccaccctagtcatagactgttctttctgctaccgcactgcaagcagtaccggagtgccaagtctaggtccaagaggcttcttaacagcttctatccccaaaccataagactcctgaacatctaatcaaatggctacccagactacttgtattgccccccccccccttcttttatgccgctgctactctctgttattatctatgcatatgtaacagtataactttagaccgtcccctcgcccatacccgggcgcgaaccagggacactctgcacacatcaacaacagtcacccacgaagcattgttacccatcgctccacaaaagccgcgttTCACATCCATTACACAGTCACTTTAAttactacctacatgtacatattacctagactaaccggtgcccccacacattgactctgtaccggtatgcCCTTTGTAAAGTCTCGCTAtcgttattttactgctgctctttaattacttgttcctttaatttcttattcatattttttaaactgcattgttgattaggagcttgtaagtaagcatttcactgtaagggctacacctgttgcattcaatgcatgtgactaataacatttgatttgatttgaggtgggGAGGTTCATGAAAAAGGAGCAGAGTTATGATGAAGCCCTGGCAGTGCTGCTTAGGATGCTGCAGAGGGCGCCAAACTCTTCCCGCCTGCACCACGAGATAGCCAACAACTACCGCTGGAGGGCTAAGCAGAGTGGAGACCCCCACAACCAAACACTGCTCAAACGCTGTGTGTTCCATCTGGAGGAGGGGGCACGCCTCAACCCCACACACATCTACCCTCAGGTTAGAgatacatgcatgcacacacacacacagtgataaaCACACGCAGGACAGGGAagctacatcaaatcaaattgtagtagtcacatgcgccgaatacaacaggtattacagtgaaatgcttactcacgagcccctaaccaacaatgcagttaaaaaaaatatgccTAAGGAAAATTttaaaaagtaacaagtaattaaaaagcagcagtaaaataacaattgcgagactatatacatgggggtaccggtacagagacatcGGTtatttgaggtaatgtgtacatgtaggtagagttactaaagtgactatgcatagatgataacaacagagagtagcagcggtgtaaagggggggggg
The Oncorhynchus nerka isolate Pitt River linkage group LG28, Oner_Uvic_2.0, whole genome shotgun sequence genome window above contains:
- the ifit8 gene encoding interferon-induced protein with tetratricopeptide repeats 8 isoform X1, which encodes MSDSENTLEKKLKKLQCHFTWELNKEQADLNLLEIKLCETLEVVQEGFEGNLKRHSLNLLAYIKHLKAEDKRSLECLEKAERENAHGERLCVVTYGNLAWVCHHIGDDIRADGYIQKLEEIHKASATASTSVLLVPREVHSEKAWSLLKFSKHHYTRAKECFQEALQMEPEDKEWNSGFAFSLFRQEGLVTREDQRLSYEDSLAVKQLNYVLELNPDSAMTRVYLGLKCYKNRRNAEAWGYMRKALSLAPYDLSVVLQVGRFMKKEQSYDEALAVLLRMLQRAPNSSRLHHEIANNYRWRAKQSGDPHNQTLLKRCVFHLEEGARLNPTHIYPQVELAVRYSELKDTSKAMEKFQELWSRSDLKPSDRQAWHRMYGDVQLYHLGSERTAVNHYKEGMRLYNISTEWSQCRRRLLKVLRFNKDRRGDDPYDIREFVDSFKRGVFNVEDAGVSTLTLGHP
- the ifit8 gene encoding interferon-induced protein with tetratricopeptide repeats 8 isoform X2, producing the protein MSDSENTLEKKLKKLQCHFTWELNKEQADLNLLEIKLCETLEVVQEGFEGNLKRHSLNLLAYIKHLKAEDKRSLECLEKAERENAHGERLCVVTYGNLAWVCHHIGDDIRADGYIQKLEEIHKASATASTSVLLVPREVHSEKAWSLLKFSKHHYTRAKECFQEALQMEPEDKEWNSGFAFSLFRQEGLVTREDQRLSYEDSLAVKQLNYVLELNPDSAMTRVYLGLKCYKNRRNAEAWGYMRKALSLAPYDLSVVLQVELAVRYSELKDTSKAMEKFQELWSRSDLKPSDRQAWHRMYGDVQLYHLGSERTAVNHYKEGMRLYNISTEWSQCRRRLLKVLRFNKDRRGDDPYDIREFVDSFKRGVFNVEDAGVSTLTLGHP